The sequence AAAATCAATAACAAAATctgttttcgatttgctctcatcgacagcagaaaaagttttcaatctgatgtcacagtaagatatttctgctattgttattttaaccgttaaaacgaccaaaaggatatcatcctgagttatcaaaattaagcgatttaacaacaacaaaattagttatcgatgtGCTATCAAGCTTTGCTCAGGAATCCATGCAAAACTGGAGTGATCAAATAATATTGACGTCATGATGTTTCGATTTCAAACTAACTCGGGCAATTGACAtcatgttttaaaattttaatttcaaacttTGCTCGCACATTTCTCATTCGAATCAGCAACCTCAACTCGTGTCAGATTCTTCGCGCAGGAACAGCAGCTTACTCAGAACGATTTATTAATATATGCACGAACATGCATGTTTTTGGATTGAAACAATTCCATGTTTTGTACAAGGTTCTGCACTACATGAACCAATCATCATGAATATCATGCCATTAATATCCCTTACCCTTTGATGAAAGTTTGGTAAAGAGAGAATAATCTTTTCGATAATACTGCCATTAGTTTTCGCtggttttcaaatctatttCCGTTGAAGAAATCTTCAAAACTGCCGTTTTCTCAAATCTATACTTCTTCACTTTTAATCATTCATGATATTGTGCATctaagttagataattaaaatgaaTTGAATTTACATACATCTGATTAACGAAGTATGGCATGTCGATTATAAGAAGAGAAGGTTAAGGGCTCGCGAGCAGCCGATCATTGTGGCAGCCCTTGATTCTTTACCAACCTAATTTTCAAGTGATTGTTATTGTTGTATATTCCGATTTTGTACATGCGTAAGACGGCCGCCTTTTGCTTTTTCGCCTTTTATAAGGTCACATTTACGAAAGGAAATTTGCAGATTCAAGAGGGAAGCTCTCTTCAGCTTCTTTAAGAAAAATAGCATTCATCCTCAACGAGCAAATATTGTTTAGCATGCTCGTCGAGAACTACAGGCTGTAATCCTCTATGAATGATGAACATGAGTGCTGAACTGTATTTACTCGTCGCAGATGGGTGGTATTTGTTTTGAAAGAAATTGCTTACTGCCTTGGAGAAGGAATGTAAATGAAAACCGGTACCGACGTAGACAAGGAATATGCTAAAATGTCGGACAATGAACTAATCAAAATGGTTCTCGAAAGTGGGCGCCCAGCACAAGTACAAGAAGGTAGATTGAGTAAGAGGTACCAAtaacgcgaaaaaaaaatcaacgataAAAAATATGATGGTGATTTGAATTCCAATGAAATTTGGGTGTAAATTGTGAATGTTGTTTCCCATAAATTTATAGTTATTTGAATTCTCGTTTGGCAGTGTTTGGCAGTATATCCGTCGATATCTATCTTATCGATCTTACGTCTCACGTGACTCGCCATACGCAACCGCGCCAACGCGGCATAATTtgaattggcgctttgatgttgcatgaagaagaagaagaagcagaaagatgataattgaaaaaatctccacggcaAACCATAtttacgaagaagtttttaaaactcttatcaaaaaaattaaaagtaatttgattaaaaattgtaagcagtacggggttggacttttcttatactgtgttttaagtgtaatattacaaaataaaatttcgaatagaaatattgtgtttattatacagtagaagaaaagtccaaccccgtactgcttaccgtttaaAAAAAcaggatcaccgtcttcgaccagaggtcgcacagacagAACACTTAACAtatagcatgagacaacggacaaggacatttacacaacgaCCAGTGGACCAATGGAGAACTTTtcactttacgaaaagttttctccttaccggggcgggaatcgaacccacactctacAGCACATGCGTtaagacgattgacgtcgctaaccgcacggccacggaGCCCAATtgcttttagatttttttagaagAGTTATTGAGCGTCAGTAAGCCATGACTTACAACACGTTTGCAAAGCAATCAGTTTTTCCCCTGATTATCATCGGACGACACGTGAGTACTATTTTGTCCCCGATAATTACCTAACGTATTCGGCTGGTCCTTTTCCGATGGCACGAGGCCACACAGATGTATGCACTTGTTTAGTACAGTGAACATTTACAAACACAGGAAGATGTTTCGACTTTCGTCTGATAATAAATCAATTGAGAATTCTAATAAGAACCTTAATGAACTAAACTATTGAATAAATACAGtagacatttttgcctttctcgtacaaccaagcccggagacccattgtgttatataccgatgactagcctagcggtaagatacgCGGCTATAAGACtatactgagggtggctgggttcgatttccagcaccggtcttggcaattttcggtttagaaattgtctcgacttcatgTGAtacatgttagcctcatgatgtacgaatgcaaaaatggtaacatggcttagaaacctccgggtaaaaactgtggaagtgctgaataaacattaagcagcgaggcggcaatgtcccagtgtggggatgtaatgccataattgtttgctattgacccgatcggacattacatttcggaattattgaaaaatcattgttttttcgaAATCGGATTTTTTTAACTGAAATATGGATGCAGTGGATTTTCTTTTAAGTTCAAGAAGGATTACATTAGACATAGCTTGGAAATAAATATTAATTCTAAGTTATATCAAATGACTCATACTTTACATATAACATACGATGCAACAACGAACAGATTAAGTGTTGTAGTCGGGAACGATAAGGATAAATTATACTTTTCTAATCACGGATTTCAACTGCACAGTAAAGTTCGTCAGAGAAATGGAATGTCGTCCCTATCGAAAATTAAACATAACTTTCGAACATATCGACGAGTCGCTTGATCTCTCGTCTGTGGACGCACAAATGCATGAAATACAGAACAATAATGTAACATTCAGGAAACAAGTGAATAAAGCATCAATTTTTACTTACATTCGCGCTGCCAGGGCTTCGGCCGGCTTTATCGCTTTCGATATCTCTTCCGCCTTGGCCATGATCGTGTACATGCACTTGATGTTGGCATCCATACAATCGGTCAGCTTGGTGACTGCGTTTTTGTAGATCTCCACGTTATCCGCTGTGATCGAGGAAATCGAATGCAGCACCGAGCAGAGGTTTTCGGTTAGATTGTCCACCGACGCGGCCAGGGCTTGCGCTTCCCGTTCGATTTCGTTCAGCACGTTGGGATCAATTTGGTGTAGATTGGGTGGCATCATAAACGGCTTCGGCATCAGACCGTAGGCGCTCGATCCGGGGCCACCCAATCCACCGGTAGCTGCCGATGGTGTACTCTGTCGAGAACCGCACGGATTGCTAGAATCCTTCCGCGTGACTGTCACTGGACTTGCTAGTTTGATTTTGTACTCGAGGTTTTCCGCAACAAAGTGTGTCATGTGTCCATCCACTCGAACTGTCCCTTCCAGATTGTAGGGGAAAGACGcatctgaaattaaaatagttGATCCAAAGTTTACCATGATAGAAAGCATGACCATGATTGACATGATGAAACCCAAGAGGGACTCTGCACTCTCACGAgttattattgaaaaatctgATAAATTGTCCaggataaaaaaattgaaactccTACTAGGTAGATTCTGCAATTCGGACAAAACCGAATTTGTACAATCTTTTTCATGTTAGTTCATATGTGGAAAGCATTACTTTTAGCAGCTTGAGATATGATTCTCGATAGTGCTCGGAAATTTCGCctaaatttggttgcaattTGAAATAATAAAGTAATTTGCTCAGGACAGGAATCCCCTTGACTTACCTTTCCTCTTATCACAATCGAGTGAATCAGGTCGCTTCCGAGTTTGCGACGAAGATGACGATGACGAACCGGAACCTACGTGTTGACCGTCATCACCGCCGGAATGCTCTTCCCCATTATTGGTGCCACCGAAGAAATTTTGCGTGTAAGCAATTTCACTGTACGATTCCGTCATCGCCGCCGGGATATCCTCTACCTCATCCCCGTCTGGAACATCGGTGGCCACATCTTCCATCTCTCCATCCGGGTTTCTGGCTTGATACTGAGGCGACTGATCGATAAATGGATTTCTAAGTTCACCAGACATCCAAACTAAATTAACCTTCGGAGATATCCAACTGTATGTAATCACAGTCACGTAACCGAAATATGTTCACAATTCAACTTTGATTTATCATACTTTTTACATTAACAACACtgggattttattttcatttaatatcTAATCCTTTCACTAAATATCGTGAAAAAAAGAATGATTTTTTCACGCGTCTTGTTTACATTCAGCACAGTACACACTGACAATTAGGGTGATCGAGAGGATATCAAGAAGCGCGACACGAATCGTAACAAAAGTTCTCGcacagacaaaaaaaaaaagatttttaatcTTTACCGTCCAAATTCCCCAAAGAATCCAATGATGCCTTTAGAGcctgtttttgaaatttgaaacaaaatatcaaaaagtaCTACCTAATAACTTATATTCTAATTATTATGAGGTTTTTGATGTGAtaaaatattttagttacaagataaacattgtcgctgtcgtcgctgtccgaaacattATTTGACAGttggtaccacacatgtttcggacagcagaacaaagggaatcgaagcgacaatctttatcttgtaactaaaatatcttttatgtgATATCATGGGAAACGAAAATAAGATGAatgaactttgacatcaagataaTAGTACCAACAAATTCTTCAAGCCGGTTCGCACAGCATCATTTTTGCTATCGCATATAAACCCACTAAATTCTTGTTAATCATCGACTTGCCACTTAATTTATGTACATTTTTTTGAAGAGGAAGTGACTTGATTAACTTCCTCGACGGAGTCTTACAGAGGTTaaacaataattttcattattaaAACAAATGAACAATAAAACTTAATTTCATAAAATGGCAGTGCCTTTTTTCTTAGCTAAATATCATGTATAATTGTAAACATCTGGCAACACTGTGAAATTATCGCGACGTCCTTTTCTTTACCGACGGCGACGGCTGACGTCGATGTCAAAAGCACGAACCAAGCGCGAGGTAGAGGTATCATCGTCCAGGCGCGTGCTCGGCACCTTCAGTCTTGGACTGACTTTTGTTGTGATCAGTAGCGCTTTCTGAGTCGATCAGAAGAAAGTCCTCTCTCTCGCGGCCAATCGATTTTCGaagaaaagtaagaagaaatacCCAGTGGCTGAAAGTGATTAATTTGCCAAAAACGAGGCATTGAAAATAGCAAAGTCCCTGTGTACTGTCTGTGcgtttttgtttcgttttttgGGTTCTTTCGTTAGTCCCACTTGGTCGGTATTCTTTTTTTTGCGTTCAAATCTGTCCGCTTTTGGTTCCGGTCGAAAATCGCGGATGAAAAATCTGCAGTCCCCACGTCTGTCCGAAAAATTTTAAGGTGTTGGTGCGGTCAGCAGTAAAAGTGACCTCGGAAGTTTTTCTTTCGTTCGATTGTTAATCCTTGTCTGGCGATCCTTAACCGGATCGTTCTTTTCTTGAATTGGGTGGAATATTTCCTTTCGTGAAAGGCGGAACCGCGTACCGGAGCAACGCTGGAAGCATGGCGGAAAATGAAGATTTAAGTAATAGtcttagtagtagtagtagcagCAGTGAGGACATGCACTTTTTCGAAGGAGTCGAGAAGCTGTTGGAGATCTGGTTCGAGCCGAATCCGTCCAACAAAAATGCTGATCTGAGGAAAATTCCCAGGTAAgtcgttttttttgtttctcctTTATTACTGCCTACTCCGACATAGCGCTACATGGCAATTCTTGTCCTTGCATGTTGAATTTATTGGAACCTGCAGTCAATTATTTTACC comes from Armigeres subalbatus isolate Guangzhou_Male chromosome 2, GZ_Asu_2, whole genome shotgun sequence and encodes:
- the LOC134216675 gene encoding BLOC-1-related complex subunit 6-like, producing the protein MSGELRNPFIDQSPQYQARNPDGEMEDVATDVPDGDEVEDIPAAMTESYSEIAYTQNFFGGTNNGEEHSGGDDGQHVGSGSSSSSSSQTRKRPDSLDCDKRKDASFPYNLEGTVRVDGHMTHFVAENLEYKIKLASPVTVTRKDSSNPCGSRQSTPSAATGGLGGPGSSAYGLMPKPFMMPPNLHQIDPNVLNEIEREAQALAASVDNLTENLCSVLHSISSITADNVEIYKNAVTKLTDCMDANIKCMYTIMAKAEEISKAIKPAEALAARIREIKRLVDMFESYV